DNA from Roseomonas gilardii subsp. gilardii:
CACGCGGCTCATCTGCCCGGCGCCGATGCCGACGGTGGCGCCGCCCTTGGCATAGACAATGGCGTTGCTCTTCACATGCTTGCAGACCCGGAAGGCGAAGAGGAGGTCAGCCAGTTCCTGCTCGGTCGGGGCGCGCCTGGTGACGACCTTCAGTTCGGCCTGGGTGATGCGGCCGGCGTCGCGGGACTGGGCGAGGAAGCCGCCGCTGACGGAGCGGATGATGGTGCCGGGCGCCGCCGGGTCGGGCAGGCCGCCGGTGAGGAGGAGGCGCAGGTTCTTCTTGCGGGCGAAGACGGCCTTGGCTTCCTCCGAGGCGTCGGGGGCGATGACGACCTCGGTGAAGATGGCCGCGATCTTTTCCGCCGCTGCGGCGTCGAGCGGGCGGTTGGCGGCGACGATGCCGCCGAAGGCGGAGACGGGGTCGCAGCGCAGGGCCTTGTCCCAGGCCTCCGCCAGGTCGGTGCCCAGGGCGACGCCGCAGGGGTTGGCGTGCTTGACGATGACGATGGCGGGGCCGTCGAGCTCGGCCACGGCCTCGTAGGCGGCGTCCGTGTCGTTCAGGTTGTTATAGGAGAGTTCCTTGCCCTGGACCTGCCGCGCCGTGGCGATGCCGGGGCGGTTGGTGCCGTCGATGTAGAAGGCGGCGCGCTGGTGCGGGTTCTCGCCATAGCGCAGCGTCTGCTTCAGCGTGCCGGCGATGCTGAGGCGGTTGGGGAATTCCTCGCCCTCCTGCCGGGCGAACCAGGCGGCGATGGCGGCGTCATAGGCGGCGGTGCGGGCATAGGCGGCGGCGGCCAGCTTCCGCCGCAGGGCCAGGGTGGTGCCGCCGGAGGACAGGGCCTGCGCGACTTCCGCGTACTGGGCCGGGGAGGTCAGGACGGCGACGTGGTCGTGGTTCTTGGCGGCGGAGCGGATCATGGCCGGGCCGCCGATGTCGATGTTCTCGATGCAGTCCTCGAAGGGCGCGCCTTTCGCGACGGTGGCCTCGAAGGGGTAGAGGTCCACGCAGACGAGGTCGATCGGGGCGATGGCGTGCTGTTCGGCCTGGGCCACATGGGCGGGCAGGTCGCGGCGGAAGAGGATGCCGCCATGGACCTGGGGCACCAGCGTCTTCACGCGGCCATCGAGGATTTCCGGGAAGCCGGTGTGGTCGCTGACATCCTTCACCGGCAGGCCGGCGGCGCGGATGGCGGCGGCGGTGCCGCCGGTGGAGAGGAGTTCGGCCCCGTGCGCGACGAGGGCGCGGGCGAAGTCGATCAGCCCCCCTTGTCGGAGACGGAGAGAAGGGCACGGCGGATCGGGAGGGCATCGCTCATGCCGCGCGGATTAGGCGCGGGCTGGCCCTGGCCGCAAGGGGAATGGGCGCAGGGCGGGTATCCGCCGCGTTCAGGCATGGGGACGGTCACGGCCAGGCGTGGCGCAGGCGGAAGGAGACGCAGAGCCGCCCGGCCGGGACGAGTGGGAGTTCGGCAGCCGCCCGGAGCATAAGGGTTGGCCGCGGCGACAGGGGCCGCGGGCGGCCGGTCAGCGGAGCGACCGGTCGTCCGGCCCCCCCATGCCGGGCTGGCGGACGGATTCGACACCGCCGCTGATCGGCTGCCCTCCGGCACGGAGGCAGTCGTTGGTGGCGCGGAGCTGGGCATTGGCGACCTCCGCTTTCCAGCGCTGGTACCAGGTGATGTTGTCGATGGGGGGCTGCTGGCGCATCAGCGCGACAACCTCGGGCCGGCGGGCGGCCTCGCGGCGGCAGGCGGCCTCCTCCGGGCTTTCGGCGCGGGAGACGGGCTGGACGATGGCCCCGCCGGGGTTGCAGGCGGCCAGGAGCGGCAGGGCGGCCAGGAGGGTGAGCGGCAGGGTGGCGCGGGTGGGGCGCGGGGCGAAGGCGGGCATTCAGGCGTTCTCCAGCCAGTCCTCGATCAGACGGCGCGCGATGGAATCGGCGCGCGGGAGGCGCAGGCCGAGGGCTTCGATGTTGCGGATCTCGTCCCGGGTGAACCAGCGGGCGTCGCGGATCTCGTCCGGGTCGATGGTGATGGCGTCGGTCAGGGCCTCCCCATGGAAGCCGATCATGACGGAGGCGGGAAAGGGCCAGGGCTGGGAGGAGTGGTAGTGGACCTCGCCGACGCGGATGCCGGCTTCCTCCAGGACTTCGCGGCGGACGGCTTCCTCCAGGCTCTCGCCCGGTTCCACGAAGCCGGCCAGGGTCGAGTACATGGTGGTGTCGGGGAAGCGCGGGGAGTTGGCGAGGAGGCAGCGGTCGCCGTGGAGGATCAGCATGATCACGGCCGGGTCGGTGCGCGGGAAGTGCATGGTGCCGCAATTCGCGCAGCGGAGCGTGTTGCCGGCGGCACGGGGCTCGCAGGCGCCGCCGCAGACGCCGCAGAAGCGGTGGCGGCTGCGCCAGTGGAGCATGCCGCGGGCATGGGCGAGGAGGCTGGCCTCGCCGGGCGGCATCAGGGCAGCGACGGGGCGCAGGTCGGCGAAGCGGCCCATCTCCGGCGGCAGGAGGGGAAGCGGGTCCCCGGCGGTGGAGCAGTCCACGGCGAAGACGGGGCGGCCCTTCAGGGGGCCTTCCTCGAAGAGGCCGAGCAGCACCCAGGGCGCGGGCACCGGGCCGGCGGTCATGCGGACGGCCTCGGCGGCCGCGGGGGTCAGGAGGACGGCCTCGGGCTCGCCGGCCGCATTGTCGCGCAGCAGGGACTGGCTGCGCCAGACGGGAATGAAGAGGGCATCCTCGCGCGCCAGTTGGACGGCGACGAAATCCTCCTCGTCCCGGCGGCCGGACACCCGGTCGAGGGGGCTGCCGGTATAGGCGTTGGGGCGGCTGGCGGGGATGGAGAGCATGCGGCTGGCAAATTGCCACGGGCGTAGGGGGTGGTCCACCGAGGAGGGTCGAGTCCTCCCCGGGGGTTGAGCGCCGGGTGTGTTTCCCGGCGGGAGCGGGGCGTGCGAGAAAGCCGGTGCCGGGGGGCATCGGCAGGGAGGACGAGGATGCGCGCCGCGCTCTTCGACGTGTTCGGGACAGTGGTGGACTGGCGTGGCGGGGTGATGCGGGAGGTCTCGGCCTCCTTTCGGCGCCGGGGCATCGGCGGTGTCGATGCGGGGCGCTTCGCGGATGCCTGGAGGCGGCGCTATTCCCCCGCCATGGAGGAGGTCCGGAGCGGACGGCACCCCTTCGTGCCGCTGGACCTGCTGCATCTGGAGAACCTGCGCGACACCCTGGCCGGGTTCGGGATCGGGCCGGATGGCTGGCCGGAGGAGGAGCTGGAGACGCTCAACCGCGCCTGGCACCGCCTGGACCCCTGGCCGGATGCGGTGGAGGGGCTGGGCCGGATGAAGGCCGGGCTGGTGATCGCGCCCCTGTCGAACGGCAATGTGAGCCTGCTGCTCGACATGGCGAAGCGGGCCGGCCTGCCCTGGGATGCGATCCTGGGGGCGGAGGTCGTGCGGGCCTACAAGCCGTCGCCGGACGCCTATCTGAAGACCGCGGCGCTGCTCGGCCTGCCGCCGGGCGACATCGTCATGGTGGCCGCCCATAACGGCGACCTTTCGGCGGCCCGCCGCTGCGGGATGCGCACGGCCTTCGTGCCCCGCCGGACCGAGCACGGGCCGGGGCAGGTGACGGACCTGGAACCCCTGGAGGACTGGGACTTCGTCGCCCCGGATTTCGTGGAGCTGGCACGGCAACTGGCCGCCTGACCCGTTTCCTTCAGAGCCGCTTCTCGAAGAAGGTGTCCGGATAGGGGTCGTCGTTGAAGCGCGGGATCTCCTTCCAGCCGCTGCCGCGGTAGAGCTGCATGGCCTCCGGCAGTGCGCGGTTGGTGTCGAGGCGGAGGACGGCGATCGAGAGTTCGCGGGCGGCGGCCTCGGCGGCCTCCATGAGGCGCCGCGCGACGCCCAGGCCGCGCGCGGCGGGCGAGACCCAGAGGCGCTTGATCTCCGCCCATTCCTTGCCCGTGCCCTTGAGCCCGACGCAGCCGAGGGGAAGGCCGTCCGACATGGCCAGGAAGAAGCCGCCCCGGGGCCGGATCATGTCGGTGGCCTCGGGGTCGCGGGAGAGCGAGACGTCGAAGCCCCTCTCGAAGCGGCGGCCGAGTTCGGCATAGTACTCGCCGAGGCAGTGACGCGCGGCCTCGCCACGGGGGTCGGCTTCCTCGATGACGAGATCGTCCCGGCCCAAGGCGACGGCGACGATGTCCATGGCCTGGAGCAGTGCCTCGGCCCTCGGGGTGCGGGCGAGCAGGGACGCGGCCCGGTCGTTCGAGATTTCCTCATAAGCCGCGAATTCCTGCTCGCCCGCCCCGGTCAGCCGGGCGATGCGGCGTCGGGCATCGGCGGGGTGCGGACCGGTGGTGACGAGGCCCTCTTCCTCCAGGCTGCGGAGCAGACGGCTCATCAGGCCGGAATCCAGGCCCAGATAGTCGCGGATCGCGGCCACATCCGTGCGGCCATGGCCAATGGCGTTGAGCACGCGGGCCGCGCCGAGCGGGCGGCCACGGCCGAGAAAGGACGTGTCGAGCGCCCCGACCTCCCGGGTGACGGCACGGCTGAAGCGGCGGAAGCGGCTGATCGGGTCGAGGGGCATGATGTCTGACTTTAGTCAGATAAGTTCCGGCGTCAATCGGGCTGGATCGAGGTGACGCTCCGTGGCTGGCCATTGGTCGCTCAACCCCATCATCGGCTCCTCCTTCCGCTGCCATCCTGGGGCCGAGACGTTGCTGGGCGGCCGCTCCGCCGTCATCCCGGGCTCGACACCAACCTGCGCATCCGGGTGCTGCGCGACCACCTGGCCGGCCTGCGGGAGCGCTTCAACGCCGAGGCCGAGGCGCTCTGCACGTCGGACGTGGTGCTCTACGGAGCGGAATGCTCGGCCAGGCCCGCGGAAGTACGCAGGGAGGTGGAGCGCCTCGCGGCCCGGCTGGGCGTGCTGCCCTTCGACGGCGATGCGGCGGGGTGATCGGCCCCTATGACCTGATGGTCGCCGGCCGTGCGCGCAGCCGCGGGCTGGTGGTGGTGACGGGCAACCTGGGCGAGTTCGGCCGGCTGGAGGGGCCGCGCTGCGAGGACTGGTTGGCAGGGGCGTGAAGATCCCTAACCCAGATCGCAACGGACAGGTTTGTTCCCAGGGTGTTATTGTCACTCATGAAGCTTTCATCACTCTGGGGAAAAGCTCGTCCTGCCCTCGGCGCGGCCGTCGCGGCTCACCCCCTTCTGGCTCACTCCCTTGATGTCGCCGCCGTCGCGATGCTCCTGCCGGACGCAGATCGGCTGAGTATCGACAGACGATGCCTGGGCTTCCTTGTGGCCCTGCACGACATCGGAAAGATCTCGCGGGCCTTCCAGGCGCAAGCGTCCGATCATTGGCCCGATGCTCTCCTTGGTCCTCTGCCTGGATCTGTTCCGGGCTTCCCACACGACGCCATGGGCCTGCACCTCCTTGCCAGCACCTTGCGGGCGGAACTGACGCCAGCCTTCCTGCCAGACGCCAAGGGACGGCGAAGCTGGCCCAATCCCCTGTTGCATGCCCTGGCAGGGCATCATGGCCGTCCAGCCGATCTCGCACGCACTCCCGGCGAAACCGAACTCGGACCCCAGGCGACCGCCGCGGCGAAGGCTTTTGTTGTCGCCATGCTGGATGTCTTCCGGCCGCCACCTCTCCCCTGGCCGGGCGGAGATCGCGCCGTGGAACGCCTGGGCTGGCAACTGGCCGGCCTCGTCACCCTGTCGGATTGGATCGGTTCCCGGCAGGAGTGGTTCCCCTATGCGGCGCCAGAGGCGCTGGACGATCCAGCTGGCTACCTTTGGAATCAAGCTCTGCCGCGTGCGGCGCGTGCGATCGAGGTGGCAGGGCTGGGCAGCGCCAGGGTGGCACCCTTCGGCGGCGTGCGACGCCTGTTCCCTGGCATCCACCAACCCACCCCTGTCCAGGCTTGGGCGGAAACCGCGCCACTGCAGCCCGGCCCGCTCCTGGCCGTGATCGAAGACATGACGGGCAGCGGCAAGACCGAGGCGGCGCTGACCCTGGCTCATAGGCTCATGGCGGGCGGGCGGGCCGACGGACTGTTCCTCGCCCTCCCGACCATGGCGACCGCCGGGGCCATGTTTGGTCGCCTGGCCGGGGCCTACCACCGGCTCTTCGCGGTCTCAGCGCAACCCTCCCTCGCCCTGGCGCATGGCCGTGCCGATCTCGATCCACGCTTCCGCGCCGCCATCGCCCGCGAGGACGACATGGCCGCAGCACCCGACCGTGGCCGCGCCCCCTCCGATCCCGCAGACGAGACAGCCGAGGCACATTGCGCCGCCTGGCTGGCTGATGATCGCCGCCGCGCCCTGCTGGCCCAGGTGGGGGTGGGAACGATCGACCAGGCCTTGCTGTCGGTGCTGCCGGTGCGCCACGCGGCGCTGCGGCAGCGCGGACTGGCCGGCAAGGTGCTGATCGTGGACGAGGCCCATGCCTTCGACCCCTACATGAATCGCGAATTGCGGGCATTGCTTCGCTTCCACGCGGCGTTGGGCGGCTCGGCGATCCTGCTCTCAGCTACCCTGCCGAGGGCGGTGCGGCAGGGGCTTGTGGACGCCTTCCGCGAGGGGCTGGAGGCGTCGCGCACCGCGCTCTCCGCCACGGCCTACCCGCTGGCAACGCTCGTGAGCGCTTCGGATGCTATCGAGACGCCCTGCGCCCCGCGCGAAGGCCTGCCGAGGCGTGTCGCCATCACCCGCCTGCCCGATCAGGCAGCATCGATCGTACGGATCGCGGAAGCCGCGTCGGCCGGTGCCGCCGTGGCCTGGGTCCGCAATACCGTGGACGATGCGATCGCGGCGGCGGCCACGCTGCGCGCACAGGGCCTCGACCCGATCCTGTTCCACGCCCGCTTCGCCATGGTGGACCGTCTGCGGGTGGAGGCAGAGGTGCTGCGCCGCTTCGGCCGCGACGGTGACCCGGCGGGGCGGCGCGGTGTGCTGGTGGCGACCCAGGTGGTGGAGCAGTCGCTCGACCTAGATTTCGACCTGCTGGTGACGGATCTCGCGCCGATGGACCTGCTGATCCAGCGCGCCGGGCGGCTATGGCGGCATGATCGCGGCCCACGCCCGGTGCCGGGACCGGAACTGCTGGTGATCTCGCCCGAGCCGGTGGCGGAACCGCCCGTCGGGTGGCTGCGCGACGCCCTGCCGGGCACGGCGGCGGTGTATCGCGATCCAGCCTTGCTGTGGCGTACGGCGCGTGAGGTGTTCGGGCGCGGTGCGATCGTGACGCCCGATGACATGCGGCCGCTGATCGAGGCGGCCTACGACCGGGATTCCCCCGGCTCCGTCCCGCCCGCCCTGACCCGTGCCGCGGAAGAAGCGGAGGGGAAGGCGCATTCCGCCACCGGCCTGGCAGCGCAGAACGTGTTGGACGTGTGGAAGGGCTACAAGCGCGAGCACGGCGCCTGGGAGCCCGACACCCGAACGCCGACGCGGCTGGAGGAGCGGGAGACGGTGACGCTGCGCTTGGCGGTGGTCCGGGACGGGGTCGTGGTGCCCTATGCCGACGACCTCGACCTGCGAAGGGCATGGGCACTGTCGGAAGTCAGCGTGGCGCGCCACCGCGTCGCGGCCTGTCCGGTGCCGGTGGGGCTGGAGGCAGCGGTTGAGAAGGCAAAAGCGAGCTGGGGGCGGTGGGAGCGGGAGTCGCCACGGCATCTGCTGGCGGTGTTGACAGAGGATGGCTGCATTGATGCCGTTTCAGAGGCGGGCGCCTTGGTCAGCCTGCGGTATGGAAAAACCTCGGGCCTGACGTGGGAGGGTGCTGGAAGGAATGATTCCGATGCGGATTGACGTTCCGTAATTCGCTCTCCAGCCTCTACAGGAACGGCGAATCCTGTGGAGGAACAGTGGAGCCCCAGAACACAGCGTTCCCAGCCACGCTTTTCAACCTCCTCGCTGCCACTTGGCTCCCGGTCCTGCGCCGCAGCGGCGCGCGGGACACCATCCGCCCTGCTCAACTCACAGACCGCATAGCCGAGGACCCCGTTGTGGCCCTCGACTGGCCGCGTGCCGACTTCCGCGTGGCCGGGCTGGAATTCCTGATCGGCCTGCTGTCCACCGCCTTCCCACCCGCCGAGCACAATGACTGGCTGGACGGCTGGGACACACCGCCGACGCCGGAGGAACTGGACGCG
Protein-coding regions in this window:
- a CDS encoding haloacid dehalogenase type II, with the translated sequence MRAALFDVFGTVVDWRGGVMREVSASFRRRGIGGVDAGRFADAWRRRYSPAMEEVRSGRHPFVPLDLLHLENLRDTLAGFGIGPDGWPEEELETLNRAWHRLDPWPDAVEGLGRMKAGLVIAPLSNGNVSLLLDMAKRAGLPWDAILGAEVVRAYKPSPDAYLKTAALLGLPPGDIVMVAAHNGDLSAARRCGMRTAFVPRRTEHGPGQVTDLEPLEDWDFVAPDFVELARQLAA
- a CDS encoding bifunctional helix-turn-helix transcriptional regulator/GNAT family N-acetyltransferase, with translation MPLDPISRFRRFSRAVTREVGALDTSFLGRGRPLGAARVLNAIGHGRTDVAAIRDYLGLDSGLMSRLLRSLEEEGLVTTGPHPADARRRIARLTGAGEQEFAAYEEISNDRAASLLARTPRAEALLQAMDIVAVALGRDDLVIEEADPRGEAARHCLGEYYAELGRRFERGFDVSLSRDPEATDMIRPRGGFFLAMSDGLPLGCVGLKGTGKEWAEIKRLWVSPAARGLGVARRLMEAAEAAARELSIAVLRLDTNRALPEAMQLYRGSGWKEIPRFNDDPYPDTFFEKRL
- a CDS encoding phosphoribosylamine--glycine ligase; this encodes MPAFAPRPTRATLPLTLLAALPLLAACNPGGAIVQPVSRAESPEEAACRREAARRPEVVALMRQQPPIDNITWYQRWKAEVANAQLRATNDCLRAGGQPISGGVESVRQPGMGGPDDRSLR
- the nudC gene encoding NAD(+) diphosphatase, which translates into the protein MLSIPASRPNAYTGSPLDRVSGRRDEEDFVAVQLAREDALFIPVWRSQSLLRDNAAGEPEAVLLTPAAAEAVRMTAGPVPAPWVLLGLFEEGPLKGRPVFAVDCSTAGDPLPLLPPEMGRFADLRPVAALMPPGEASLLAHARGMLHWRSRHRFCGVCGGACEPRAAGNTLRCANCGTMHFPRTDPAVIMLILHGDRCLLANSPRFPDTTMYSTLAGFVEPGESLEEAVRREVLEEAGIRVGEVHYHSSQPWPFPASVMIGFHGEALTDAITIDPDEIRDARWFTRDEIRNIEALGLRLPRADSIARRLIEDWLENA
- the cas3 gene encoding CRISPR-associated helicase Cas3', whose protein sequence is MKLSSLWGKARPALGAAVAAHPLLAHSLDVAAVAMLLPDADRLSIDRRCLGFLVALHDIGKISRAFQAQASDHWPDALLGPLPGSVPGFPHDAMGLHLLASTLRAELTPAFLPDAKGRRSWPNPLLHALAGHHGRPADLARTPGETELGPQATAAAKAFVVAMLDVFRPPPLPWPGGDRAVERLGWQLAGLVTLSDWIGSRQEWFPYAAPEALDDPAGYLWNQALPRAARAIEVAGLGSARVAPFGGVRRLFPGIHQPTPVQAWAETAPLQPGPLLAVIEDMTGSGKTEAALTLAHRLMAGGRADGLFLALPTMATAGAMFGRLAGAYHRLFAVSAQPSLALAHGRADLDPRFRAAIAREDDMAAAPDRGRAPSDPADETAEAHCAAWLADDRRRALLAQVGVGTIDQALLSVLPVRHAALRQRGLAGKVLIVDEAHAFDPYMNRELRALLRFHAALGGSAILLSATLPRAVRQGLVDAFREGLEASRTALSATAYPLATLVSASDAIETPCAPREGLPRRVAITRLPDQAASIVRIAEAASAGAAVAWVRNTVDDAIAAAATLRAQGLDPILFHARFAMVDRLRVEAEVLRRFGRDGDPAGRRGVLVATQVVEQSLDLDFDLLVTDLAPMDLLIQRAGRLWRHDRGPRPVPGPELLVISPEPVAEPPVGWLRDALPGTAAVYRDPALLWRTAREVFGRGAIVTPDDMRPLIEAAYDRDSPGSVPPALTRAAEEAEGKAHSATGLAAQNVLDVWKGYKREHGAWEPDTRTPTRLEERETVTLRLAVVRDGVVVPYADDLDLRRAWALSEVSVARHRVAACPVPVGLEAAVEKAKASWGRWERESPRHLLAVLTEDGCIDAVSEAGALVSLRYGKTSGLTWEGAGRNDSDAD